In Caloranaerobacter sp. TR13, the genomic stretch AGAAAGATTATCAAGAGCTTACGCTAGAGCAATAGCTCCAATTATTGGAGATAAAAAAGATATACCAGCGCCAGACGTTAACACAAATGGACAAATAATGGCTTGGATGGTTGATGAATATTCAAAATTAAAAGGATACAACGTTCCTGGAGTATTTACTGGAAAGCCTGTTAGCTTCGGAGGTTCATTAGCAAGAACTGAAGCTACTGGATATGGTGTTGCTATAATGGTTAGAGAAGCAGCTAAGAGGTTAGGATTAAACTTAGCTGACTTAAAAGTAGCTGTTCAAGGTTTTGGTAACGTTGGAAGCTATGCAGCTATGTATATGGAAGAAATGGGAGCTAAAGTTATAGGTGTATCTGATTCATCAGCTTGTATAATCAATGAAAACGGATTAAATGTTAAAGAATTAATGGAATACGTAAAAGAAAACAGACATGTAAAAGGCTTCCCTGGAGCTGAAAAAGAAGTTAACAGAGATGAAGTACTTACATTAGATGTTGATGTATTATTACCATGTGCATTAGAAAATCAAATAACTAGCAAAAATGCTAATGATATAAAAGCTAAGATTATAAGTGAGGGTGCTAATGGACCAACAACTCCTGAAGCAGACGAAATACTATACAATAAAGGAGTATTAGTAATTCCTGATATCTTAGCTAACTCAGGTGGAGT encodes the following:
- a CDS encoding Glu/Leu/Phe/Val dehydrogenase: MAEKTLNPFEIAQQQIKTACDKLGAEPEVYELLKEPMRVLEVSIPVRMDDGSIRVFKGFRSQHNDAPGPTKGGIRFHQDVTRDEVKALSTWMTFKCGVIGLPYGGGKGGIIVDPRELSEGELERLSRAYARAIAPIIGDKKDIPAPDVNTNGQIMAWMVDEYSKLKGYNVPGVFTGKPVSFGGSLARTEATGYGVAIMVREAAKRLGLNLADLKVAVQGFGNVGSYAAMYMEEMGAKVIGVSDSSACIINENGLNVKELMEYVKENRHVKGFPGAEKEVNRDEVLTLDVDVLLPCALENQITSKNANDIKAKIISEGANGPTTPEADEILYNKGVLVIPDILANSGGVTVSYFEWVQNLMNYYWSFEEVQEKEERLMVKAFNEIYELMEEHKVNMRTAAYMMSIKRVAEAMKLRGWY